One region of Gemmatimonas sp. UBA7669 genomic DNA includes:
- a CDS encoding sensor histidine kinase gives MTLQMRLVRAFGMFTLLGTVVYSAITVVLLYSVEDQVFEKQVQEEAAWLEANRRAEGHWPEPRLPHMQLATSTSALPPDLAAPLRAEPRRHEFRGTDGRHYHVRAVSQNAAGQPNAWLVAEVSRQLGVRPLRRELLIKWLFVVSAILLGATWLARAVARRITTPLQQLAEAVESSDAVGTTVLRVPLPEHADREVRVVTSALEAWSARVVQHVARERAFTRDVSHELRTPLSVLRSSVERARTEPGVPFETQAALVVAARATQDLQRTIDTLLMLAREQDTPRRNDSAVRSVLESVLIDRIEDFETRGLTIDIDVPRSLRLPVSDDVLQLMLASLFDNVRDHAAPGVVTVRGAAGGVELHNHRRSASGKGHGFGLPLVARLAEATGLAMNVISDDNSFAVRIRPAQAAALD, from the coding sequence GTGACGCTCCAGATGCGCCTCGTGCGGGCCTTCGGCATGTTCACCCTGCTTGGCACGGTCGTGTACAGTGCCATCACGGTCGTCCTGCTCTACAGCGTGGAGGACCAGGTCTTCGAGAAGCAGGTGCAGGAGGAAGCGGCGTGGCTTGAGGCCAATCGTCGTGCAGAGGGTCACTGGCCCGAGCCGCGCCTTCCGCACATGCAGCTCGCGACCTCGACATCGGCGCTGCCGCCCGACCTCGCCGCACCGCTGCGCGCCGAGCCGCGGCGGCATGAGTTCCGCGGCACGGATGGGCGTCACTATCACGTGCGCGCCGTCTCGCAGAACGCCGCGGGTCAACCGAATGCGTGGCTGGTGGCCGAGGTCAGCCGTCAGTTGGGCGTCAGGCCGCTACGGCGTGAACTGCTGATCAAGTGGCTGTTTGTGGTATCAGCGATTCTGCTCGGGGCCACATGGCTCGCACGGGCCGTGGCCCGTCGCATCACCACGCCGCTGCAGCAACTCGCCGAGGCCGTGGAATCCTCAGACGCGGTCGGCACCACGGTGCTGCGTGTGCCGCTCCCTGAGCATGCCGATCGCGAGGTGCGGGTGGTCACCTCGGCACTCGAAGCGTGGAGTGCACGTGTCGTGCAGCATGTGGCACGCGAACGGGCGTTCACCCGCGATGTGAGCCACGAGCTCCGTACGCCGTTGAGTGTGCTGCGCAGCAGCGTGGAGCGCGCACGCACTGAACCTGGCGTGCCATTCGAAACACAGGCCGCGCTGGTTGTGGCAGCCCGTGCCACACAGGATTTGCAGCGCACCATCGACACCCTGCTCATGCTGGCCCGCGAGCAGGACACGCCGCGCCGCAACGATTCGGCCGTTCGTTCCGTGCTTGAGTCCGTCCTCATCGATCGGATCGAGGATTTCGAGACTCGTGGGCTCACGATCGACATCGATGTCCCCCGCAGCCTGCGCCTGCCCGTCTCGGATGACGTGCTGCAACTCATGTTGGCCAGTCTGTTCGACAATGTGCGCGATCACGCGGCGCCAGGTGTGGTCACGGTGCGCGGCGCAGCAGGAGGGGTGGAGCTGCACAACCACCGTCGCAGCGCATCTGGCAAGGGCCATGGATTTGGCCTGCCGCTGGTGGCGCGGCTTGCCGAAGCCACGGGGCTCGCCATGAACGTGATCAGCGACGACAACAGCTTTGCCGTGCGTATCCGGCCTGCCCAGGCAGCCGCGCTCGACTGA